One Betta splendens chromosome 16, fBetSpl5.4, whole genome shotgun sequence genomic window carries:
- the cep72 gene encoding centrosomal protein of 72 kDa isoform X1, translating into MEANLTFPTAHECTKSSKSMAVASLTAITEQWIRDRLQLQHPCLGDVRSLSLPGTFEVKIRHLGNALNNFVRLKSLDLSCNALTSIKGVQHLKSLERLILYYNCIPSLEEVKVLFELPALKELDLRLNPLVKSYPDYRSYLVHAMPSLRKLDSCSVRDTERKVAIMQFSSDRVPRKSSSFLSQIGDQRRSHQRLALVDRLTKRLSLPTDTDDIILNFVDMNHSHQKEMVADSVNKDAKERKEGESKDFAEQRSSTPMQECAKSILRYPATKSDKAESKGPHTKEPAHKSSSASFKETERLKVSFGPYVEKRRPVSGKQKQKDVPCQIRHVAKGNFTPNPGSYYNSSSFNNIRPPSPRRPGLNLSDPSNPILHPPRLTYSSFNKTEGSSTLPQQAEKKKKGSYRKPLEMLLNLVDKHWMGERSLHHNNNFLSQAVQILSMMESDISCREAEVKTLRREVDVLSFQAAAREEEHKTEVRNLSAHLEDARSGVGKLNEQLRIVLEENVALQKQLIKLERQYLRSMMKSSPITQIKEAQTEVEELRKEIEGLREKVQEAEKVKELSNMLQESHRSLVATNECLLTELKGSGEH; encoded by the exons ATGGAGGCAAATCTCACCTTTCCGACTGCACATGAATGCACCAAAAGTTCGAAAAGTATGGCGGTGGCGAGTTTGACAGCAATAACAGAGCAGTGGATACGAGATAGGTTACAATTACAACATCCATGTCTCG GTGATGTCCGCTCACTGAGCCTTCCGGGGACGTTTGAGGTGAAGATCAGACATCTCGGGAACGCTTTGAATAACTTTGTTCGCCTGAAGTCTCTCGACCTCTCCTGCAATGCACTGACCTCCATTAAG GGAGTTCAACACTTGAAGTCATTGGAGAGGCTTATCCTGTACTACAACTGCATACCCTCCCTTGAAGAGGTAAAAGTGCTATTTGAGCTTCCAGCTTTAAAAGAGCTGGACCTCCGACTCAACCCTCTAGTCAAAAGTTACCCGGACTACCGCTCTTATCTGGTGCATGCCATGCCTAGCCTACGCAAGCTGG ACAGCTgctcagtcagagacactgagcgcAAAGTTGCCATAATGCAGTTCTCCTCTGACCGTGTACCTCGGAAGTCAAGCTCCTTTCTCAGTCAGATTGGAGACCAAAG AAGAAGTCATCAGCGACTGGCCTTGGTCGACCGCTTAACTAAGAGGCTCTCCCTCCCGACTGACACTGATGATATCATTCTAAACTTTGTTGACATGAATCATAGCCACCAGAAAGAAATGGTCGCTGACTCTGTTAACAAGGATGCAAAAG AGCGCAAAGAGGGAGAATCGAAAGATTTTGCAGAACAGAGAAGTTCTACTCCAATGCAG GAATGTGCTAAGTCCATCCTCAGGTATCCAGCTACAAAGTCTG ATAAGGCTGAGTCCAAAGGGCCACACACAAAAGAGCCGGCTCATAAATCAAGCTCTGCCTCATTTAAAGAAACTGAAAGGCTGAAGGTGTCTTTTGGCCCATACGTAGAGAAACGTAGACCTGTGtctggaaaacaaaagcaaaaggacGTCCCCTGTCAAATCAGGCATGTAGCCAAAGGAAATTTTACACCCAATCCTG GAAGTTACTATAACAGTTCTTCATTTAATAATATCCGACCTCCCAGTCCACGTCGTCCGGGTTTGAATCTTTCTGACCCATCCAACCCCATCTTACATCCACCAAGACTGACATACTCCAGTTTTAACAAGACAGAGGGGAGCTCTACCCTGCCACAGcaagcagaaaagaaaaaaaag GGTAGTTACAGGAAGCCCCTGGAGATGCTCCTCAACCTTGTGGACAAACACTGGATGGGAGAAAGATCGCTGCATCATAACAACAACTTCCTAT CTCAAGCAGTCCAGATCCTCTCTATGATGGAAAGTGATATTTCCTGCCGCGAGGCTGAGGTCAAGACCTTAAGACGGGAAGTCGATGTGCTGAGCTTCCAAGCAGCTGCACGGGAGGAAGAACACAAAACTGAAGTTCGTAATCTCTCTGCTCATCTCGAGGATGCTCGTAGTGGAGTT GGTAAACTAAATGAACAGCTCAGGATTGTGTTGGAGGAGAATGTGGCTTTACAGAAACAGCTCATAAAGTTAGAGCGACAGTATCTCAGGTCTATGATGAAAAGTTCCCCAATTACTCAGATTAAAG AGGCTCAGACTgaagtggaggagctgaggaaagaGATCGAGGGACTGAGAGAGAAAGTGCAAGAGGCTGAGAAAGTCAAGGAGCTGTCAAATATGCTGCAAGAAAGCCACAG gTCTCTGGTGGCCACCAACGAGTGTTTACTGACGGAGCTGAAGGGAAGTGGGGAGCACTAA
- the cep72 gene encoding centrosomal protein of 72 kDa isoform X2 → MEANLTFPTAHECTKSSKSMAVASLTAITEQWIRDRLQLQHPCLGDVRSLSLPGTFEVKIRHLGNALNNFVRLKSLDLSCNALTSIKGVQHLKSLERLILYYNCIPSLEEVKVLFELPALKELDLRLNPLVKSYPDYRSYLVHAMPSLRKLDSCSVRDTERKVAIMQFSSDRVPRKSSSFLSQIGDQRSHQRLALVDRLTKRLSLPTDTDDIILNFVDMNHSHQKEMVADSVNKDAKERKEGESKDFAEQRSSTPMQECAKSILRYPATKSDKAESKGPHTKEPAHKSSSASFKETERLKVSFGPYVEKRRPVSGKQKQKDVPCQIRHVAKGNFTPNPGSYYNSSSFNNIRPPSPRRPGLNLSDPSNPILHPPRLTYSSFNKTEGSSTLPQQAEKKKKGSYRKPLEMLLNLVDKHWMGERSLHHNNNFLSQAVQILSMMESDISCREAEVKTLRREVDVLSFQAAAREEEHKTEVRNLSAHLEDARSGVGKLNEQLRIVLEENVALQKQLIKLERQYLRSMMKSSPITQIKEAQTEVEELRKEIEGLREKVQEAEKVKELSNMLQESHRSLVATNECLLTELKGSGEH, encoded by the exons ATGGAGGCAAATCTCACCTTTCCGACTGCACATGAATGCACCAAAAGTTCGAAAAGTATGGCGGTGGCGAGTTTGACAGCAATAACAGAGCAGTGGATACGAGATAGGTTACAATTACAACATCCATGTCTCG GTGATGTCCGCTCACTGAGCCTTCCGGGGACGTTTGAGGTGAAGATCAGACATCTCGGGAACGCTTTGAATAACTTTGTTCGCCTGAAGTCTCTCGACCTCTCCTGCAATGCACTGACCTCCATTAAG GGAGTTCAACACTTGAAGTCATTGGAGAGGCTTATCCTGTACTACAACTGCATACCCTCCCTTGAAGAGGTAAAAGTGCTATTTGAGCTTCCAGCTTTAAAAGAGCTGGACCTCCGACTCAACCCTCTAGTCAAAAGTTACCCGGACTACCGCTCTTATCTGGTGCATGCCATGCCTAGCCTACGCAAGCTGG ACAGCTgctcagtcagagacactgagcgcAAAGTTGCCATAATGCAGTTCTCCTCTGACCGTGTACCTCGGAAGTCAAGCTCCTTTCTCAGTCAGATTGGAGACCAAAG AAGTCATCAGCGACTGGCCTTGGTCGACCGCTTAACTAAGAGGCTCTCCCTCCCGACTGACACTGATGATATCATTCTAAACTTTGTTGACATGAATCATAGCCACCAGAAAGAAATGGTCGCTGACTCTGTTAACAAGGATGCAAAAG AGCGCAAAGAGGGAGAATCGAAAGATTTTGCAGAACAGAGAAGTTCTACTCCAATGCAG GAATGTGCTAAGTCCATCCTCAGGTATCCAGCTACAAAGTCTG ATAAGGCTGAGTCCAAAGGGCCACACACAAAAGAGCCGGCTCATAAATCAAGCTCTGCCTCATTTAAAGAAACTGAAAGGCTGAAGGTGTCTTTTGGCCCATACGTAGAGAAACGTAGACCTGTGtctggaaaacaaaagcaaaaggacGTCCCCTGTCAAATCAGGCATGTAGCCAAAGGAAATTTTACACCCAATCCTG GAAGTTACTATAACAGTTCTTCATTTAATAATATCCGACCTCCCAGTCCACGTCGTCCGGGTTTGAATCTTTCTGACCCATCCAACCCCATCTTACATCCACCAAGACTGACATACTCCAGTTTTAACAAGACAGAGGGGAGCTCTACCCTGCCACAGcaagcagaaaagaaaaaaaag GGTAGTTACAGGAAGCCCCTGGAGATGCTCCTCAACCTTGTGGACAAACACTGGATGGGAGAAAGATCGCTGCATCATAACAACAACTTCCTAT CTCAAGCAGTCCAGATCCTCTCTATGATGGAAAGTGATATTTCCTGCCGCGAGGCTGAGGTCAAGACCTTAAGACGGGAAGTCGATGTGCTGAGCTTCCAAGCAGCTGCACGGGAGGAAGAACACAAAACTGAAGTTCGTAATCTCTCTGCTCATCTCGAGGATGCTCGTAGTGGAGTT GGTAAACTAAATGAACAGCTCAGGATTGTGTTGGAGGAGAATGTGGCTTTACAGAAACAGCTCATAAAGTTAGAGCGACAGTATCTCAGGTCTATGATGAAAAGTTCCCCAATTACTCAGATTAAAG AGGCTCAGACTgaagtggaggagctgaggaaagaGATCGAGGGACTGAGAGAGAAAGTGCAAGAGGCTGAGAAAGTCAAGGAGCTGTCAAATATGCTGCAAGAAAGCCACAG gTCTCTGGTGGCCACCAACGAGTGTTTACTGACGGAGCTGAAGGGAAGTGGGGAGCACTAA